In Gammaproteobacteria bacterium, one DNA window encodes the following:
- a CDS encoding lipoprotein — MRSLLILILLALLLSACGQKGDLILPDDMPGNEESEAR; from the coding sequence ATGAGATCTCTGCTTATACTTATCTTGCTGGCGTTATTATTGTCTGCTTGCGGCCAGAAAGGCGACTTAATCTTGCCCGATGATATGCCAGGCAATGAGGAAAGCGAGGCACGCTAA
- a CDS encoding cadherin domain-containing protein — protein MSKYVNVYLITIILLLVSACDSGGGFGRSLGLSADGDNNTTPGTGTDTVTTLIDTDAADNSVAESVIIGALTGLTAFVDGLADGVTVTFSLLDDAGGRFAIDPGTGVVTVAGPLDFETATSHVVTVFTQESDGNTNEANFTITVTDNLAPIITIGFPGANSLVIGDNITISGTATDPEGDAIDSIIVSTGGNDVAASVDADGNWSAAAIPLSTGDNEITVTATDVNGEVSTETISVNSQATVISAPGSALADGERERILVIDAGTGGINIVDENSGEVSPFPVDFNGGALPGSAGAEFQALSGAGELDADNDRLFVVEDTPAGDNLLQIGLTDDSVTRLPVRVEPGIDQFVVDAANNNNRLLIIDLAAPAIVAVSLVDFSTSVVSDNTGAGTGPAFVTPTRIALDSTNNQAIVFDEGIPGFLTVDLDNGNRTLLAGLPAGITDPTLVRSIEVDNANDRLLVVTPTSVFTIDLSNGGFGVLSGDDVVTPSAAVIGNGPPLIDANAITVDGTRALVSDNSGAIIAIDLATGDRTIVGSNPPVLLEAERYTNVIVDDATGNIFLYSLLPGSNSLTINDQTNGVTSTVTIDQSNIEIDTTVFIVDFVNNTAYFFTAERDGIAALNLASGSLAIVSDNNSVGSGVSFQKATALALDSARNRILYTDADQDDPSVRAIDLATGDRSIFFASTGSIPSPIAIIVDTAQDRALVLDDVRQTLIVIGLESADGTVLDSADATVINAIANTGLVLDAATLTVDSNSNIAYLIDATTRALTSVNIATGDNRVVSAIDGNSAEVSGGNQVGNGLGFIIPIAIAWDEANQRLLVADPGIRGLVVVEPNSGDRAISVL, from the coding sequence ATGAGCAAGTATGTTAACGTTTATTTGATTACTATTATTTTACTCTTGGTCAGCGCCTGTGACAGCGGCGGTGGCTTTGGCCGCAGCCTTGGCCTTTCTGCGGACGGTGACAACAATACCACCCCAGGTACCGGGACCGACACTGTCACTACCCTCATCGACACCGACGCTGCTGATAACAGTGTAGCCGAATCAGTAATCATCGGCGCACTCACCGGCCTTACTGCCTTTGTCGATGGGCTCGCTGACGGTGTCACGGTGACCTTTAGCTTACTTGATGATGCTGGCGGTCGCTTTGCCATTGATCCAGGCACTGGCGTTGTCACGGTCGCTGGCCCTCTCGATTTTGAAACTGCCACCAGTCATGTTGTCACCGTGTTTACTCAAGAAAGTGATGGCAACACGAACGAGGCTAATTTCACTATTACTGTCACTGACAACCTCGCGCCGATTATCACGATTGGCTTCCCAGGTGCTAATAGTTTGGTCATCGGTGATAACATCACCATTAGCGGCACTGCTACCGACCCAGAGGGTGATGCCATTGATTCAATTATCGTCAGCACTGGGGGCAACGATGTTGCTGCTAGCGTCGATGCCGACGGCAACTGGTCTGCCGCAGCCATTCCATTAAGCACCGGTGATAACGAAATTACTGTGACAGCAACAGATGTGAATGGTGAGGTCTCAACAGAAACTATCAGCGTTAACTCACAAGCAACCGTGATTTCAGCACCCGGCTCGGCGCTGGCCGATGGTGAGAGAGAGCGCATTTTAGTCATCGATGCTGGCACTGGTGGTATCAACATCGTTGACGAAAATAGCGGCGAAGTCAGCCCTTTCCCCGTCGATTTTAATGGCGGCGCCTTACCTGGCTCAGCCGGTGCTGAATTTCAGGCGCTATCTGGTGCGGGTGAATTGGATGCTGACAATGACCGCCTATTTGTCGTTGAAGACACGCCGGCAGGCGATAACCTGCTACAAATTGGCCTAACTGATGATAGCGTGACACGCTTACCTGTGAGGGTAGAGCCTGGTATTGATCAATTCGTGGTCGATGCTGCGAATAATAATAATCGACTGCTGATTATTGATCTCGCTGCACCAGCAATCGTCGCCGTTAGTCTCGTTGATTTTTCAACCAGTGTCGTATCGGATAATACTGGCGCTGGCACTGGGCCAGCCTTTGTTACACCGACTCGTATTGCGCTGGATAGCACAAACAATCAAGCCATCGTCTTTGATGAAGGTATACCAGGCTTCCTCACCGTTGATCTTGATAATGGTAATCGCACGCTCTTGGCTGGCTTGCCTGCGGGCATTACTGACCCAACTTTGGTGCGCTCTATCGAGGTCGATAATGCCAACGATCGCCTATTGGTGGTAACACCAACATCAGTGTTTACCATTGATTTGAGCAATGGTGGTTTTGGCGTCCTGTCAGGCGACGATGTGGTCACACCTTCCGCCGCTGTTATTGGCAATGGGCCTCCTCTCATCGATGCTAACGCAATTACCGTTGACGGTACACGCGCATTAGTGAGTGACAATAGTGGCGCGATCATCGCTATTGACCTTGCTACGGGAGACCGCACGATAGTGGGCAGCAATCCCCCGGTATTACTCGAGGCTGAGCGCTACACCAATGTGATTGTTGATGATGCAACAGGTAATATCTTCCTGTATTCACTGCTGCCAGGCAGCAACAGCTTGACCATCAACGACCAGACAAATGGCGTCACGTCTACGGTAACAATTGATCAAAGCAATATTGAAATTGATACAACAGTGTTTATCGTTGATTTCGTCAACAACACTGCCTACTTCTTTACTGCTGAGCGTGACGGTATTGCAGCCTTAAACCTTGCTTCAGGCTCATTGGCGATTGTTTCGGACAACAACAGTGTTGGCTCAGGCGTCTCGTTCCAGAAAGCCACGGCACTGGCGTTAGACTCTGCACGAAACCGTATCTTGTATACCGATGCAGACCAGGATGATCCAAGCGTACGCGCTATCGACCTTGCTACTGGTGATCGCAGTATTTTCTTTGCTAGCACCGGCTCCATCCCTTCGCCAATAGCGATTATTGTTGATACCGCTCAGGATCGTGCGCTAGTACTTGATGATGTCAGGCAAACCTTGATCGTCATTGGCCTGGAATCTGCCGACGGTACTGTCCTGGACTCTGCCGACGCTACTGTCATTAACGCCATTGCCAACACTGGCCTGGTACTCGACGCCGCAACACTTACTGTAGACAGTAATAGTAATATTGCCTACTTAATAGACGCCACCACCAGGGCATTAACATCCGTTAATATCGCAACTGGTGATAACAGAGTCGTATCAGCCATCGATGGCAACAGTGCTGAGGTAAGTGGTGGCAACCAGGTTGGCAATGGCTTGGGCTTCATTATTCCAATCGCAATTGCTTGGGATGAAGCTAACCAACGACTACTCGTTGCCGACCCAGGCATTAGAGGGCTGGTTGTGGTCGAACCTAACTCTGGTGACCGCGCTATTAGCGTCCTCTAG
- a CDS encoding dihydroorotate dehydrogenase → MADKQLLYPEGTLALKFCGMDFASPLVLLSGCVGFGEEYTRVEGFSNRDVGAVCLKGTTLAPRLGNPPHRIYETDMGMLNAIGLQNPGTKYVVNEILPKLDFDETQFIANVSGSTIEEYAEVTRLFDDSPIDAIEINISCPNVKAGGVAFGNDPDMSARVVAACRAVTKKPIITKLSPNQTDIAENTRRCIEAGSDGFAVINTLMGMAIDAEKQRTIIGNNQGGLSGPAIKPIALLKVHQVYQVCKAHNIPIIGQGGVTNATDAIEFMLAGATTVGVGTALFYDPLVCSKINDGIIDYLQRHNMNSVTELIGALQLNS, encoded by the coding sequence ATGGCAGATAAGCAGTTGTTATACCCCGAGGGCACGTTAGCACTGAAATTTTGTGGGATGGATTTTGCCAGCCCACTGGTTTTATTATCCGGCTGTGTCGGTTTTGGTGAAGAGTACACTCGCGTAGAGGGTTTTTCCAATCGCGATGTCGGCGCTGTCTGTTTGAAAGGCACCACCTTAGCGCCACGTTTAGGTAATCCACCGCACCGTATCTACGAAACTGATATGGGCATGTTAAATGCCATCGGTCTGCAAAACCCAGGTACCAAGTATGTCGTTAACGAAATTCTGCCGAAACTTGATTTTGACGAAACACAGTTTATCGCCAATGTGTCAGGTTCAACGATCGAAGAATATGCTGAAGTCACTCGTTTATTTGATGACTCACCAATCGATGCGATAGAAATCAATATCTCCTGTCCCAATGTCAAAGCAGGAGGCGTTGCTTTTGGCAATGATCCTGATATGTCAGCGCGCGTGGTCGCAGCCTGTCGAGCGGTGACAAAAAAACCCATTATTACCAAGCTTTCGCCAAACCAAACGGATATTGCAGAAAACACTCGACGTTGCATTGAAGCAGGCAGCGATGGCTTTGCTGTGATTAACACCCTAATGGGCATGGCCATCGATGCAGAGAAGCAACGAACCATTATTGGTAACAACCAGGGCGGTCTATCTGGCCCGGCAATCAAGCCGATCGCCTTACTTAAAGTGCACCAGGTCTACCAAGTATGTAAAGCACACAATATTCCTATTATCGGTCAAGGTGGTGTGACTAATGCCACCGATGCTATCGAGTTTATGCTTGCCGGCGCAACGACCGTAGGGGTGGGCACGGCATTATTTTATGACCCACTGGTTTGCAGCAAAATCAATGATGGCATTATTGACTATTTACAAAGACATAATATGAATTCGGTAACTGAGTTGATAGGTGCATTGCAGTTAAATAGCTAG
- the trmL gene encoding tRNA (uridine(34)/cytosine(34)/5-carboxymethylaminomethyluridine(34)-2'-O)-methyltransferase TrmL, with product MFHIVLFEPEIPPNTGNIIRLCANCGASLHLIEPLGFDLDDKRLRRAGLDYHALACVTQHKSFDTFINSVKPDRVIACSTKGTQTHSNYHFKAGDALLFGPETRGLPSEILASPNTHALIRIPMKDNSRSLNLSNAVAIVLYEAWRQYGYQ from the coding sequence ATGTTTCATATTGTTTTATTTGAGCCTGAGATTCCACCCAATACCGGTAACATTATACGGCTATGCGCCAACTGCGGGGCATCCTTGCATCTAATAGAGCCTTTGGGCTTTGATCTGGATGATAAACGCTTACGCCGTGCCGGACTCGATTATCATGCGCTCGCTTGTGTGACGCAGCACAAATCATTCGATACCTTTATTAATAGTGTAAAACCTGATCGCGTAATTGCCTGCTCAACCAAAGGCACACAAACACACTCTAACTACCACTTTAAAGCTGGTGACGCTTTATTGTTTGGACCTGAAACTCGCGGGTTGCCTAGCGAAATATTAGCTTCACCGAACACCCATGCTCTTATTCGCATCCCGATGAAAGATAACAGTCGCAGCCTCAACTTATCCAATGCCGTCGCTATCGTTCTCTACGAAGCATGGCGACAATATGGTTATCAATGA
- the lysA gene encoding diaminopimelate decarboxylase: MDYFSRRQQRLYCEEIALDEIATRFGTPCYVYSRATIERHWQAFDQAFTGIDHLVCYAVKANSNLAVLNILARLGSGFDIVSGGELERVLAAGGETSKIVFSGVGKRREEIEFALQKGVYCLNVESRSELARIQQVAASMAVMAPVSLRVNPDVDAKTHPYISTGLKENKFGIDFSEALDTYRDASAMSNIDIKGIDCHIGSQLTDTAPFADATQRIAALVKTLSDEDITISHIDIGGGLGVRYRDEVPPLPDDYARAVLATLRSEGILQASSNIKVLLEPGRAIVANAGVLLTRVEYLKHSPDKNFAIVDAAMNDLLRPALYEAWQDIVPVNAESDVVAKYYDVVGPVCETGDFLGKDRLLALRERDLLAVRSSGAYGASMSSNYNSRPRVAEVIVDGVKAHLVRERETIADLMRGEKILP; the protein is encoded by the coding sequence ATGGATTATTTTTCACGGCGTCAGCAACGACTTTATTGTGAAGAGATTGCGCTCGATGAGATTGCAACACGCTTTGGCACACCATGCTATGTCTATTCGCGTGCGACCATAGAGCGTCATTGGCAGGCCTTTGACCAGGCTTTTACCGGTATTGATCACCTTGTTTGTTATGCCGTTAAGGCCAATAGCAATCTTGCTGTGCTCAATATACTGGCGCGTTTGGGCTCTGGTTTTGACATTGTGTCTGGCGGAGAGTTGGAACGTGTGCTGGCTGCTGGTGGTGAAACAAGCAAGATTGTCTTTTCTGGCGTTGGCAAGCGCCGTGAAGAGATTGAATTTGCTTTGCAAAAAGGCGTGTACTGTCTCAACGTTGAGTCGCGCTCAGAGCTGGCGCGAATACAGCAGGTGGCGGCGTCCATGGCTGTTATGGCACCTGTTTCATTGCGCGTGAATCCGGATGTGGATGCCAAGACACATCCTTATATTTCGACAGGTTTGAAAGAAAATAAATTTGGTATTGATTTTTCTGAAGCCTTAGATACCTACCGCGATGCCTCAGCAATGAGCAATATTGATATCAAGGGTATTGATTGTCATATTGGTTCACAGCTGACTGATACGGCGCCATTTGCTGACGCAACGCAACGTATTGCTGCATTGGTAAAAACTTTATCGGATGAAGATATTACTATCAGTCATATTGATATCGGTGGTGGTCTTGGCGTTCGCTATCGTGACGAAGTGCCGCCCTTGCCGGATGACTACGCTCGTGCTGTGTTGGCTACCTTGCGCTCCGAAGGCATACTGCAAGCGAGCTCTAATATTAAAGTACTGCTTGAGCCAGGCCGCGCTATTGTTGCCAATGCCGGTGTGCTATTGACTCGTGTCGAATATCTCAAACATAGCCCAGACAAAAATTTTGCCATTGTTGATGCGGCAATGAATGATTTGCTGCGGCCAGCATTGTATGAGGCGTGGCAAGATATTGTCCCTGTCAATGCTGAAAGTGATGTTGTAGCAAAATACTATGACGTGGTTGGACCAGTTTGTGAAACAGGCGATTTTCTTGGTAAAGATCGGTTGTTGGCGTTGCGTGAGCGAGACTTGCTGGCAGTGCGTTCGTCAGGTGCCTATGGTGCCAGCATGAGCTCTAACTATAATTCGCGGCCGCGCGTGGCGGAGGTTATCGTTGATGGTGTTAAGGCACACTTGGTTCGTGAACGCGAAACAATAGCCGATCTTATGCGGGGTGAGAAAATACTACCTTGA